One genomic window of Pseudomonas sp. LFM046 includes the following:
- the ssuD gene encoding FMNH2-dependent alkanesulfonate monooxygenase, translated as MSLNIFWFLPTHGDGHYLGTSEGARAVDHGYLQQIAQAADRLGFGGVLIPTGRSCEDSWLVAASLIPVTQRLKFLVALRPGIISPTVAARQAATLDRLSGGRALYNLVTGGDPDELAADGLHLDHAERYEASVEFTRIWRRVLEGETVDYDGKHIQVKGAKLFYPPLQQPRPPLYFGGSSEAAQDLAAEQVELYLTWGEPPAAVKDKIEQVRAKAAKQGRTVRFGIRLHVIVRETNEAAWAAADRLIENLDDATIAKAQAAFARFDSVGQQRMAALHNGRRDQLEVSPNLWAGVGLVRGGAGTALVGDGPTVAARVKEYADLGIDTFIFSGYPHLEESYRVAELLFPHLDVARPRTNDGLGFVSPFGEMVANEALPEPKLHTLASQS; from the coding sequence ATGAGCCTGAACATCTTCTGGTTCCTGCCGACCCACGGCGACGGCCACTACCTCGGCACATCCGAGGGCGCCCGCGCCGTCGATCACGGCTACCTGCAACAGATCGCCCAGGCCGCCGACCGCCTCGGCTTCGGCGGCGTGCTGATCCCCACCGGACGTTCCTGCGAGGACTCCTGGCTGGTGGCCGCCTCGTTGATTCCGGTGACTCAGCGCCTGAAGTTCCTCGTCGCGCTGCGCCCCGGGATCATTTCGCCGACCGTGGCCGCGCGTCAGGCCGCGACCCTGGATCGCCTGTCTGGCGGCCGCGCCCTGTACAACCTGGTGACCGGCGGTGATCCGGACGAGCTGGCCGCCGATGGTCTGCACCTGGACCACGCGGAGCGCTACGAAGCTTCGGTGGAATTCACCCGCATCTGGCGCCGCGTGCTGGAGGGCGAGACCGTCGACTACGACGGCAAGCACATCCAGGTGAAGGGCGCCAAGCTGTTCTACCCGCCGCTGCAGCAGCCGCGTCCGCCGCTGTACTTCGGTGGCTCCTCCGAGGCCGCCCAGGACCTCGCTGCCGAGCAGGTGGAGCTGTACCTGACCTGGGGCGAGCCGCCGGCTGCGGTGAAGGACAAGATCGAGCAGGTACGCGCCAAGGCTGCCAAGCAGGGTCGCACCGTGCGTTTCGGCATCCGCCTGCATGTGATCGTGCGGGAAACCAATGAAGCCGCCTGGGCCGCCGCCGACCGCCTGATCGAGAACCTTGACGATGCCACCATCGCCAAGGCCCAGGCCGCCTTCGCCCGTTTCGATTCCGTGGGCCAGCAGCGCATGGCCGCCTTGCACAACGGCAGGCGTGACCAACTGGAAGTCAGCCCCAACCTCTGGGCCGGTGTCGGCCTGGTGCGTGGCGGCGCGGGCACCGCCCTCGTGGGCGACGGCCCTACCGTGGCGGCGCGGGTGAAGGAGTACGCCGACCTCGGCATCGACACCTTCATTTTCTCCGGCTACCCGCACCTGGAAGAGTCTTACCGGGTCGCCGAGCTGCTGTTCCCGCATCTGGACGTGGCCCGGCCGCGCACCAACGACGGCCTGGGCTTTGTCAGCCCCTTCGGCGAGATGGTGGCCAACGAGGCGCTGCCGGAACCCAAGCTGCACACGCTGGCTTCGCAGAGCTGA